Below is a genomic region from Neisseria arctica.
GAAAGTTCAGACGGCCTGTTTGATATTTAAGCTATATTTATTTTTGTCAGAAAGCTTTTGGATTTTTACTTGAGCACCACTTTATTTAACCCTGTCAAACCGCATGTTCCGCACCATATACCATTTGCTTGAGTACTTGGGGTTTTAAAATTTGAATATGTTTATGCTCAACCAAAATCCAGCCTTCATGATGAAATTTCGATAAAGTTCTGCTCACTGTTTCTAATTTTAATCCCAGATAACTACCAATTTCCTCACGCGACATCCGCAAAATAAAATCATTGGCCGCAAAACCTCGGGAGTAAAGCCTGCTTGACAAATTTAATAAAAAAGCAGCCAACCGCTCTTCAGCACGCATATTCCCAAGCAATAGCATTACTCCTTGATCACGTACAATTTCACGGCTCATCAAACGGAAAAAATGAGTCTGCAAGCTGGGGATTCTTTGACCTAACATTTCCATATGGGCAAACGGGAGCTCGCATACTTCGCTATCTTCTAATGCGACGGCATCACAACTATGTACATGCGAACAAATACCGTCCATACCGATCAACTCACCCGACATAAAAAAACCGGTTACTTGATCGCGGCCATCTTGGCTGGCTACGGTTGTTTTAAAAAAGCCGGTACGTATAGCAAACAAAGAAGCAAAAGGCTCGCCTGCCCGAAATAAAAACTCGCCTTTTTTCAAGCGGCGGCTTTGTTTGATCACAGCATCAAGCTGCTCAAATTCAGTCGGCATCAACCCCACAGGCAAACACAGTTCACGCAGAGAACAGGTCGAACACAATGCTTTCATTTGATTTTGAGTGGTGTGTGCAGACATAATTTCTTCTAGGCTTTATAGCCTTTAAACCCTTTAAAATTAGAGTGATTGACTCAAATCAAGACATCATCATCTTGGTTGGCACATTCTACCAAACATCCGTAAAATTGCCCAATCCGCTATCACGGCGTCCGATTATTGTAACACACCCTTTTATAAAAGCCGCCACATGAAAACCATACCTATACACACCAGCCAAGAACCGGAGTTTAACCGCGAACTAATTGCCAGCCTACCTGCCAGCGG
It encodes:
- the fnr gene encoding fumarate/nitrate reduction transcriptional regulator Fnr, which translates into the protein MSAHTTQNQMKALCSTCSLRELCLPVGLMPTEFEQLDAVIKQSRRLKKGEFLFRAGEPFASLFAIRTGFFKTTVASQDGRDQVTGFFMSGELIGMDGICSHVHSCDAVALEDSEVCELPFAHMEMLGQRIPSLQTHFFRLMSREIVRDQGVMLLLGNMRAEERLAAFLLNLSSRLYSRGFAANDFILRMSREEIGSYLGLKLETVSRTLSKFHHEGWILVEHKHIQILKPQVLKQMVYGAEHAV